One region of Methanobrevibacter thaueri genomic DNA includes:
- the gatB gene encoding Asp-tRNA(Asn)/Glu-tRNA(Gln) amidotransferase subunit GatB, whose protein sequence is MMCGLEIHVQLETESKLFCDCPTNYQDAPINTNICPVCLNQPGAKPHPTNEKALENALMIALMLNCEIDQDVIYFMRKHYDYPDLPSGYQRTSVPIGINGELNGIRIREIHAEEDPGQFKPDRGTVNFNRSGIPLVEIVTEPDIKSPEEARNFLKELIRVLQYSGAARGEGTMRADVNISINGGNRVEMKNINSIKGAYKSLNFELIRQKNLVKRGVEVKQETRAYLESQMITVGMRMKEDADDYRFITDPDLPPMKISDETIQRILDTMPEAPHNKVKRFVEEYGIDEESAKVLTSELDLAIAYEEVVKEVDAKFAAKVMRDELKRVLSYNKMDFTDSKITSDDLIEFLKMLEDKEITAKAGHKIIEQMPNNDKSPKEIAEELGLLGVVKDDEVLAAVKQAIEENPKAVDDYLGGQKASLNFLVGQVMRLTRGKADPGETVKLLKENIE, encoded by the coding sequence ATGATGTGTGGACTTGAAATCCACGTACAATTAGAAACCGAATCAAAATTATTCTGTGATTGTCCTACAAATTATCAGGACGCACCTATTAATACAAACATCTGTCCAGTTTGTCTTAATCAACCAGGTGCTAAACCACACCCTACAAATGAAAAAGCATTGGAAAACGCATTGATGATTGCGTTAATGCTAAACTGTGAAATAGACCAAGATGTTATTTACTTTATGAGAAAACATTACGATTATCCTGACTTGCCTTCCGGTTATCAGAGAACCTCAGTCCCTATCGGAATCAACGGCGAATTAAATGGAATCAGAATCCGTGAAATTCACGCAGAAGAAGACCCAGGCCAATTTAAACCTGACAGAGGTACAGTAAACTTCAACCGTTCCGGAATCCCATTAGTAGAAATCGTTACAGAACCGGATATAAAATCTCCGGAAGAAGCAAGGAATTTCTTAAAAGAGTTAATTCGTGTTTTACAATACAGTGGTGCTGCTCGTGGTGAAGGTACAATGAGAGCAGACGTTAACATTTCCATCAATGGTGGAAACAGAGTTGAAATGAAAAACATTAACTCAATCAAGGGAGCTTACAAATCATTGAACTTCGAACTCATAAGACAGAAAAATCTTGTGAAAAGAGGAGTTGAAGTAAAACAGGAAACTCGTGCTTACTTAGAGTCTCAAATGATTACCGTCGGAATGAGGATGAAAGAGGATGCTGATGACTACAGATTCATCACAGACCCTGACCTCCCACCAATGAAGATTTCAGATGAAACCATTCAAAGAATCCTCGACACAATGCCTGAAGCTCCACACAACAAAGTTAAAAGATTTGTTGAGGAATATGGTATTGATGAGGAATCCGCTAAGGTATTGACTTCAGAATTGGATTTGGCTATTGCATACGAAGAAGTTGTAAAAGAGGTCGATGCCAAATTTGCGGCTAAAGTTATGAGAGACGAACTTAAAAGAGTATTGTCCTATAACAAAATGGACTTTACAGACAGTAAAATTACATCTGATGATCTGATTGAATTCTTAAAGATGCTTGAAGATAAGGAAATTACCGCAAAAGCAGGACACAAAATCATCGAGCAAATGCCAAATAACGACAAATCACCAAAAGAAATTGCTGAAGAATTAGGATTGCTTGGTGTCGTTAAGGATGATGAAGTGTTAGCTGCAGTAAAACAAGCAATAGAAGAAAATCCAAAAGCTGTTGATGATTATCTAGGCGGTCAAAAGGCTTCACTCAACTTCCTGGTAGGCCAAGTAATGAGATTGACCCGTGGAAAAGCTGACCCTGGTGAAACTGTTAAACTCTTAAAAGAAAACATTGAATAG
- the hisE gene encoding phosphoribosyl-ATP diphosphatase translates to MSNEEIIREVYEVLESRRDNPIDSYTSNIMKDSDKRAEDKILEKIAEEAGEVLIASKNDENLVYESVDLIFHTLLLLVYKGIELDEIFEEFARRRK, encoded by the coding sequence ATGAGCAATGAAGAAATTATAAGGGAAGTGTATGAAGTCCTCGAATCCAGAAGGGACAACCCTATTGACTCATATACCTCCAACATCATGAAGGACAGTGACAAAAGAGCAGAAGACAAAATTCTTGAAAAAATAGCCGAAGAAGCCGGTGAAGTATTGATTGCCTCTAAAAATGATGAAAATCTTGTATATGAATCTGTTGATTTGATATTCCATACATTATTGCTCTTGGTCTATAAAGGCATAGAACTTGATGAAATTTTTGAAGAATTCGCAAGAAGAAGAAAATAA
- a CDS encoding CBS domain-containing ParB/RepB/Spo0J family partition protein encodes MGEKKSFVKDYMTKNVISVSPDTETEKVIDLMKESRHNSYPVLDNGKLVGMVTAFDIVSKEWADTVSGIMSTKLVVANQNLSINDASRVMFRRGISRMPVVDAEGGLVGIITNTDMVRSHIERSTPNKVEYFKKTMEQLYGIKTTLKHMRVETNKLRPTQDRVYADELEGRAYELEKGLAEPAIVVKTGDRWILVDGHHRAVASAQRGYETVDSYVVDLGQDIKLGMEKTADKAGIYNFDDIEIIDDDKHPLIALTESMQDQESKGE; translated from the coding sequence ATGGGAGAGAAAAAATCTTTTGTTAAAGATTACATGACCAAAAATGTTATTAGTGTTTCTCCAGATACTGAAACTGAGAAAGTTATCGATTTAATGAAAGAAAGTCGTCACAACAGTTATCCTGTACTGGACAACGGAAAATTGGTCGGTATGGTAACTGCATTCGATATCGTGTCAAAGGAATGGGCAGATACAGTTTCAGGAATAATGAGTACCAAATTGGTTGTTGCCAACCAAAACCTATCTATCAACGACGCATCAAGAGTGATGTTCAGAAGAGGCATCTCCAGAATGCCTGTCGTTGACGCCGAAGGCGGATTGGTCGGCATCATAACAAACACCGATATGGTCAGGTCACACATCGAAAGATCAACCCCTAATAAAGTGGAATACTTCAAAAAGACAATGGAACAGTTATATGGCATTAAAACCACTTTAAAACATATGCGTGTTGAAACCAACAAGTTAAGGCCAACACAGGACAGGGTTTATGCTGACGAACTTGAAGGAAGAGCATATGAATTGGAAAAAGGATTGGCTGAACCTGCAATTGTTGTGAAAACTGGTGACCGGTGGATTTTGGTTGATGGACACCACAGGGCAGTTGCATCCGCTCAAAGAGGATATGAAACTGTCGATTCATATGTTGTTGATTTGGGCCAGGACATCAAATTGGGTATGGAGAAAACCGCCGACAAGGCAGGAATTTACAATTTTGACGATATTGAAATCATTGATGATGATAAACATCCTTTAATAGCCCTTACAGAAAGTATGCAAGACCAAGAATCTAAAGGAGAATAA